The nucleotide window GATCGTCTCAGCGATCGTGCGCGAGCGGGACAAGGAGCCTTTCACCAACAGCGCGCGGCTCGTCGAGTTGATCCGCGACTCCCTGCCGCAGGCCGCCAAGCGCACCGGCGGCAACCCCGCCAAGCGGACCTTCCAGGCGCTGCGCATCGAGGTCAACGGCGAACTCGCCGTCCTGGAGCGGGCGATCCCCGCGGCCGTGAAGGCGCTCGCGGTCGGCGGCCGGATGGCCGTGCTGTCGTACCACTCGCTCGAGGACCGGCTGGTGAAGCAGGTGTTCGCGGCGGGCGCGGCGAACACTGCGCCTGCCGGGCTCCCAGTGATCCCCGAGCGCTACCAGCCCCGGCTCAAGCTCCTCACCCGTGGTGCCGAACTTCCCACCGAGGAAGAGGTCGCCGAGAACCGGCGCGCGGCCCCGGCGCGGCTGCGCGGGGCCGAACGCATTCGGGAGGACGCCGAGTGAGGCGTACACGGGGGCCGCACGACGTGCGTGATAGGGGACGGTGAGTGGGTCCGAACAGCGAACTGGCCGAGACGGCCAGTGAGTCCGGAAAGCAAACTCACAGGGAGGGCGTGTGAGTAGGAAACCCGAACTGAGGGGGCGGGCCGCCCGACTCGCACGGCTCCTCCCCGCGGGCCCCGGCCGAGCCGCCCGCACGCCCTTCGTCCTCCTCGTCGTCCTTCTCCTGGGCAGCGGTCTCATCGGCCTCCTGGTGCTGAACTCCGCGCTCAGCGAAGGGGCGTTCAAACTCGACGACCTCCAGGACGACGTGAAGAGCTACACCGACGAGGAGCAGGCGCTGCAACGGGACGTGGACGCCTACTCCGCCCCCGACTCGCTCCAGCGCCGCGCCCGCGAGCTGGGCATGGTCCCCGGCGGCGACCCGGCCTTCCTGAACCCCGACGGCACGGTCAGGGGCGTCCCCGGGCCCGCCGGAATCCAGCAGTCCATGGTGCACAGCCCCGTCGTCCTCGCCCCCGAGATGATCGGCTCCGTACCGCTCCTGCCTCCCACGCCCACCCCCACGACCCCCTCCGCACAGCCCACCCAGCCCTCGACGAACCCCGGCAGGTGACGGAAGTGGCCGATTCAGGCAGGCAACCCCCCCGCCGGCGCGTACCCGGCCCCGCCAAGCCGGTGCGTCCCGGCGGCCAGCAGCGCCGTCCGGGCCCCGGCGCCCGTCCCGCCGCGCAGCGCCGCCCGGGCACGCCCCGGCAGTCGGCCGCGCGCACCATCCGCCTGGGCAGCCCACGGCCCCGGCTGCGCATGGTGAGCCTCGCGCTGACCCTGGTGATGCTCGCCTTCGTCGTACGACTCCTCCAGGTGCAGGCCGTCGACGCGAGCGAGTACGCGGCCAAGGCCGACCAGAACCGTTACGTCGGCCGCGTCCTGGCCGCCGAGCGCGGCGGGATCACCGACCGCAACGGCGTCGAACTGGCCATCAGCACGGACGCCAACGACATCACCGCCGACCCCATGATGTTCACGCGCAAACAGCTGAAGATCGACGACGGGCCCGAGCAGGCGGCCGCGCTCCTCGCCCCGATCCTCGGCGCCGACCAGGAGACGATCGCGGAGAAGCTGCGCACGAAGAACACCCGCTACACCTTGCTCGCCCGCCGCCAGACGCCCCAGGTCTGGAACCAGATCAGCGACCTGAAGACCGCGCTCGCCAAGAAGGCCAAGGACGACCGCGGCACGGTCAACGTGCTCGCCGGCGTCTTCCAGGAGCCCAGCAGCAAGCGCGTGTACCCCAACGGCGACCTCGCCGCCGGGATACTGGGCTGGGTCAACGCCGAGGGCAAGGGCGGCGGTGGTGTCGAGCAGCAGCTGAACAGCGTGCTGTCCGGCAAGGACGGCAAGATCCGCTACGCCCAGTCCGGCGGCCGTCTCGTACCCACCGCGGGCTCCACCGAGACCCCGGCCGTGGCCGGCTCCGACGTCGAGCTGACCATCGACCGCGACATCCAGTGGGCCGCGCAGAACGCCATCTCCGAGCAGGTGAAGAAGTCCAAGGCGGACCGCGGCTATGTGATAGTGCAGGACACCAGGACCGGAGAGATCCTCGCGATGGCGAACTCTCCCGGTTTCGACCCGGGCGACCTCACCAAGGCCGACCCGGACGCGCTCGGCAACGGCGCCCTCCAGGACGCCTACGAGCCCGGCTCCACCGCCAAGGTCCTGTCGATGGCCGCCGTACTGGAGGAGAACGTCGCCACGCCCGAGACACATGTCACCGTGCCCAACCGGCTGCACCGCGGCGACCGTCTCTTCAAGGACGACATCGACCACCCCACCTGGTACCTGACGCTCAACGGCGTCCTCGCCAAGTCCAGCAACATCGGCACCATCCTGGCCGTCGGCCAGCTCGGCAACACGCAGCAGCGGGTCAACCAGGTCCTCTACTCCTACCTGCGCAAATTCGGCCTCGGCAGCTACAGCGGGCTCGACTTCCCCGGCGAGACCAAGGGCATCCTCGCCGCGCCGGACAAGTGGTCGACCTCGCAGCAGTACACGATCCCCTTCGGCCAGGGCGTCTCCCTGAACGCCATGCAGGCGGCGTCCGTCTACTCGACGATCGCCAACGGCGGCGTACGCGTGGAGCCCACCCTCGTACGAGGCACCAAGGGACCCGACGGCCGGTTCACCCCCGCCGCGAAGCCGAAGAAGAACCGGGTCATCAGCGAGAAGACGGCGAAGACCCTCGCCCGGATGCTGGAGTCCGTGGTGGACGACGAGGAGGGCACCGGCACCAAGGCGCGCATCCCCGGCTACCGGGTGGCGGGCAAGACGGGCACGGCCAACCGCGTGGATCCGGCCACCGGCAGATACCACGGCTACACCTCGTCGTTCGCCGGGTTCGCACCCGCGGACAACCCGAGGATCACCGTCTACTGCGCGATCCAGAACGCCACCACGGGCAGCTACTTCGGCGGCCAGATCTGCGGTCCCATCTACAAGGAGGTCATGGAGTTCGCCCTGAAGACACTCCAGGTCCCGCCCACGGGGGCGAAGCCCGCGAACCTGCCGGTGTCCTTCACGCCCTGACCCGCACCCTGATCACTTCGCCCTACCTGTTGATCAGCGCAAACCAGCCAGGAACTGAGTCGTGACCATGATCACTCCCGACCCCGGGGACCGCGCACCGGCGCACCCCTCGCACAAACCCTCGCTTCGCTCCGGCGGGGGTACGCCCGGTACGCTCACCGCCGTGCCACACGCTGATCAGTCCCAAACCACCCAGAAGGGCGTTCCCGTGACATACCCGGGCCCGCCACGACCGGTCCATGTCTCCGCCACGCCCCTCGCGGAACTCGCCGATCAGCTGGGTGCCGAGCAGCCACAGGGCGCCGCGGAGGTCACGGGCATCACCCACGACTCGCGCGCCGTCCGCCCCGGCGACGTCTACGCCGCGCTGCCCGGTGCCCGGCTGCACGGCGCCGACTTCGTGACCCAGGCCGTCGGCCTCGGCGCCGTCGCCGTGCTCACCGACCCGAGCGGCGCCGAGCGCGCCACGGCGACGGGCCTGCCCGTCCTGGTCGTCGAGGACCCGCGCGGACGGATGGGCGACCTGGCGTCCACGATCTACGGCCACCCCGGCCGGGACCTGCTCCGGATCGGCATCACCGGCACGTCGGGCAAGACCACCACCGCCTACCTCGTCGAGGGCGGCCTGGGGGCCTCCCGGCCCACCGGGCTCATCGGCACGGTCGAGACGCGCATCGGCGACGAGCGCATCAAGTCCGAGCGGACCACGCCCGAGGCCACCGACCTCCAGGCCCTGTTCGCCGTCATGCGCGAACGCGGTGTCGAGGCGGTCGCCATGGAGGTCTCCAGCCACGCGCTGGTCCTCGGCCGGGTCGACGGCTGTGTCTTCGACATCGCCGTCTTCAACAACCTCAGCCCGGAGCACATGGAGTTCCACTCCGACATGGAGGACTACTTCCGGGCCAAGGCGCAGCTGTTCACACCGGAACGCAGCAGGCTCGGCGTGGTCAACATCGACGACGAGTACGGCCGCAGGCTCACGAAGGAGGCGACGGTCCCCGTCGTCACGTTCTCCGCCGAGGGCCACCCCGACGCCGACTGGCGGGCCGAGGACGTGCAGATCGGCCCGATGGACTCGGCGTTCACCGTGATCGGTCCCAAGGGGGAGCGGATCACCGCCAGGTCGCCGCTCGCGGGACCCTTCAACGTCGCCAACACCCTCGCCGCGATCGTCGCCCTCGCCGCCGCCGGGCTCGACCCGCAGACCGCCGCCGACGGCATCGCCGCGGTGCCGGGCGTGCCGGGCCGACTGGAGCGCGTGGACGCCGGGCAGCCGTATCTGGCGGTCGTCGACTACGCGCACAAGACGGACGCCGTCGAGTCGGTCCTCAAGGCGCTGCGCAAGGTCACCAAGGGCGGGCTGCACGTCGTCCTCGGCTGCGGCGGCGACCGGGACCGCACCAAGCGCGCGCCGATGGGCGCCGCGGTGGCCCGGCTCGCCGACACCGCCGTACTGACCTCCGACAACCCCCGCTCCGAGGACCCCTTGGCGATCCTCGCGACCATGCTCGAGGGCGCGGCGTCCGTGCCGGCGCACGAGCGCGGCGAGGTCCTCCTCTTCGAGGACCGGGCCGCCGCGATCGCCGCGGCGGTTGCCCGCGCCCAGCCGGGCGACACCGTGCTGGTCGCGGGCAAGGGCCACGAGCAGGGCCAGGACATCGCCGGCGTGGTACGTCCCTTCGACGACCGCCAGGTGCTTCGCGAAGCTATCCAGCAGACCCAGGGATGAACTTGTGATCGCCCTCTCTCTCGCCGAGATCGCAGAAGTCGTCGGCGGGCAGACCCACGACATACCGGATCCGTCGGTCCAGGTCACCGGACCGGTCGTCCGGGACTCCCGCGACGTGGGGCCCGGCAGCCTCTTCGTCGCCTTCGTCGGCGAGCGCGTCGACGGACACGACTACGCGGCCGCGGTCGTCGAGGCGGGCGCGGCAGCGGTGCTGGCGTCCCGCCCCGTCGGCGTGCCCGCGATCGTCGTACGGGACGTCCAGACGGCCCTCGGCGCCCTCGCCCGGCACGTCGTGACGAAGCTCGGCACGACCCTCGTGGCCCTCACCGGCTCCGCGGGCAAGACCAGCACCAAGGACCTGATCGCCCAGGTGCTCCGGCGCAAGGCGCCGACCGTCTTCACGCCCGGCTCCCTCAACAACGAGATCGGGTTGCCGCTCACCGCCCTCAGCGCCACCGAGGAAACCCGTTTCCTCGTCCTGGAGATGGGCGCCAGAGGCATCGGCCACATCCGCTACCTCACCGATCTGACCCCGCCGAAGGTCGGCCTCGTCCTCAATGTCGGCACCGCCCACATCGGCGAGTTCGGCGGCCGGGAGCAGATCGCCGAGGCGAAGGGCGAGTTGGTCGAGGCCCTGCCGGAGGACGGCGCCGCGATCCTCAACGCCGACGACCCCCTCGTACGCGCGATGGCATCCCGTACGAAGGCCAGGGTGATCCTCTTCGGAGAGTCCGACGAAGCGGACGTACGGGCGGAGAACGTACGGCTCACGGACGCCGGACAGCCCGCCTTCAGACTTCACACACCCTCCGGTGCAAGCGATGTGACCATGCGCCTGTACGGTGAGCACCACGTGTCGAACGCGCTCGCAGCGGCCGCCGTCGCCCATGAGCTGGGCATGTCCGCGGAAGAGATCGCCACCGCGCTCTCCGAGGCGGGCTCCCTCTCCCGCTGGCGGATGGAGGTCACCGAGCGCCCGGACGGCGTGACGGTCGTCAACGACGCCTACAACGCGAACCCCGAGTCCATGCGAGCCGCTCTGCGCGCGCTCGCGGCGATGGGCAAGGGGCGGCGGACCTGGGCGGTGCTCGGCAAGATGGCCGAGCTCGGGGACGAATCGCTCGCCGAGCACGACGCGGTCGGACGGCTAGCCGTCCGGCTCAACGTCAGCAAGCTCGTCGCGGTCGGGGGCAGGGAAGCGTCCTGGCTGCAACTGGGCGCATATAACGAGGGTTCGTGGGGTGAGGAGTCGGTGCACGTGTCCGACGCACAGGCGGCGGTCGACCTGTTGCGCAGTCAGTTGCGCCCGGGAGACGTCGTACTCGTGAAGGCGTCCCGGTCGGTCGGGCTCGAGAGCGTGGCGCAGGCGCTGCTCGACAGCGGCAACGAGGGTGAGGTTGCCGCCCGATGATGAAGCAGATCCTGTTCGCAGGAGTCATTGGCCTCTTCCTGACCCTGGTCGGCACCCCGCTGCTGATCAAGCTGCTGGCCCGCAAGGGCTACGGTCAGTACATCCGCGACGACGGCCCGCGCGAGCACGCCAGCAAGCGCGGTACGCCGACGATGGGTGGTATCGCCTTCATCCTGGCGACGATCGTGGCGTACTTCCTGGCCAAGGTGATCACGGGCCAGCCGCCGGCCTTCTCCGGTCTGCTGGTGCTCGGCCTGATGGGCGGCATGGGCCTGGTCGGCTTCCTCGACGACTACATCAAGATCGTCAAGCGCCGTTCGCTGGGTCTGCGGGCCAAGGCCAAGATGGCCGGCCAGCTGATCGTCGGCATCGGATTCGCGGTCCTCGCACTGCAGTTCCCGGACGCCCGCGACCAGACGCCGGCCTCCACCAAGATCTCCTTCGTCCAGGACTTCGGCTGGACGATCGGCCCGGTGCTGTTCGTCATCTGGGCCCTGTTCATGATCCTCGCCATGTCGAACGGCGTGAACCTGACCGACGGTCTGGACGGCCTCGCCACCGGCGCCTCCGTGCTCGTCTTCGGCGCCTACACGTTCATCGGTGTCTGGCAGTTCCAGGAGTCCTGCGCCAACACGGAGGCCCTGACCAACCCGGCCGCCTGTTACGAGGTACGAGATCCACTGGACCTCGCGATCGTGGCCTCCGCGCTGATGGGCGCCTGCCTCGGCTTCCTGTGGTGGAACACCTCGCCCGCGAAGATCTTCATGGGTGACACCGGTTCGCTGGCCCTCGGCGGCGCGCTCGCGGGTCTCGCGATCTGCTCCCGCACCGAGCTGCTGCTCGCGCTCCTCGGCGGTCTGTTCGTCCTCATCACGATGTCGGTCGTCATCCAGGTCGGCTCGTTCAAACTCACCGGCAAGCGTGTCTTCCGAATGGCGCCACTCCAGCACCACTTCGAGCTCAAGGGCTGGTCCGAGGTCCTTGTCGTGGTCCGTTTCTGGATCATCCAGGGCATCTGTGTGATCGTCGGACTGGGTCTCTTCTACGCGGGATGGGCAGCAGACAAGTGACCGACTGGCAGGGGAAGCACGTCACCGTCGCCGGACTGGGAGTCTCCGGCATCCCGGCGGCCAAGGTCCTGCACGGCCTCGGCGCGGTCGTCACGGTCGTCAACGACGGCGACGACGAGCGCGCCCGGGCCCAGGCCGCCGAACTGGAGGCGCTCGGCATCACCGTGCGCCTCGGCGACGGGGCGACCCTGCCCGAGGGCACCGAGCTGATCGTCACCGCCCCCGGCTGGAAGCCGGACAAGCCGCTGTTCGAGGCGGCCCGTGCGGCCGGCCTGGAGATCTGGGGCGACGTCGAACTGGCCTGGCGGCTGCGGGGGCGGGACGGCAGAGAAGCGGCACCGTGGCTGGCCGTCACGGGCACCAACGGCAAGACCACCACCGTGCAGATGCTCGCCTCCATCCTGACGGCGGCGGGCCTGCGCACGGCCGCCGTCGGCAACATCGGGGTCTCGCTGCTGGACGCGGTCCTCGGCGAGGAGCAGTACGACGTCCTCGCCGTGGAGTTGTCCAGCTACCAGCTCCACTGGGCGCCCTCGCTGCGCGCCCACTCCGCCGTAGTCCTCAACCTCGCCCCCGACCACCTCGACTGGCACGGCTCCATGGAGGCGTACGCCAGGGACAAGGGCCGTGTCTACGAGGGCAATCGGGTCGCCTGCGTCTACAACGCGGCCGACAAGGCCACCGAGGACCTGGTGCGCGAGGCGGACGTCGAGGAGGGCTGCCGGGCCATCGGCTTCACGCTCGGCACGCCCGGCCCGTCCCAACTCGGCGTCGTCGAGGGCATCCTGGTCGACCGGGCCTTCGTCGAGAACCGGCAGAAGAACGCCCAGGAACTCGCCGAGGTCGCGGACGTCAACCCGCCGGCCCCGCACAACGTCGCCAACGCCCTCGCGGCCGCGGCCCTCGCCCGGGCCTTCGGAGTGCCCCCCAAGGCCGTACGGGACGGTCTGCGGGCCTTCACGCCGGACGCGCACCGCATCGCGCACGTGGCCGACGTGGACGGCGTCGCGTACGTCGACGACTCCAAGGCCACCAACACGCATGCGGCGGAAGCCTCGTTGGCGGCGTACGAGTCGATCGTGTGGATCGCGGGCGGGCTCGCCAAGGGCGCGGCCTTCGACGAACTGGTCGCCAAG belongs to Streptomyces graminofaciens and includes:
- a CDS encoding UDP-N-acetylmuramoyl-L-alanyl-D-glutamate--2,6-diaminopimelate ligase — encoded protein: MTMITPDPGDRAPAHPSHKPSLRSGGGTPGTLTAVPHADQSQTTQKGVPVTYPGPPRPVHVSATPLAELADQLGAEQPQGAAEVTGITHDSRAVRPGDVYAALPGARLHGADFVTQAVGLGAVAVLTDPSGAERATATGLPVLVVEDPRGRMGDLASTIYGHPGRDLLRIGITGTSGKTTTAYLVEGGLGASRPTGLIGTVETRIGDERIKSERTTPEATDLQALFAVMRERGVEAVAMEVSSHALVLGRVDGCVFDIAVFNNLSPEHMEFHSDMEDYFRAKAQLFTPERSRLGVVNIDDEYGRRLTKEATVPVVTFSAEGHPDADWRAEDVQIGPMDSAFTVIGPKGERITARSPLAGPFNVANTLAAIVALAAAGLDPQTAADGIAAVPGVPGRLERVDAGQPYLAVVDYAHKTDAVESVLKALRKVTKGGLHVVLGCGGDRDRTKRAPMGAAVARLADTAVLTSDNPRSEDPLAILATMLEGAASVPAHERGEVLLFEDRAAAIAAAVARAQPGDTVLVAGKGHEQGQDIAGVVRPFDDRQVLREAIQQTQG
- a CDS encoding peptidoglycan D,D-transpeptidase FtsI family protein translates to MVSLALTLVMLAFVVRLLQVQAVDASEYAAKADQNRYVGRVLAAERGGITDRNGVELAISTDANDITADPMMFTRKQLKIDDGPEQAAALLAPILGADQETIAEKLRTKNTRYTLLARRQTPQVWNQISDLKTALAKKAKDDRGTVNVLAGVFQEPSSKRVYPNGDLAAGILGWVNAEGKGGGGVEQQLNSVLSGKDGKIRYAQSGGRLVPTAGSTETPAVAGSDVELTIDRDIQWAAQNAISEQVKKSKADRGYVIVQDTRTGEILAMANSPGFDPGDLTKADPDALGNGALQDAYEPGSTAKVLSMAAVLEENVATPETHVTVPNRLHRGDRLFKDDIDHPTWYLTLNGVLAKSSNIGTILAVGQLGNTQQRVNQVLYSYLRKFGLGSYSGLDFPGETKGILAAPDKWSTSQQYTIPFGQGVSLNAMQAASVYSTIANGGVRVEPTLVRGTKGPDGRFTPAAKPKKNRVISEKTAKTLARMLESVVDDEEGTGTKARIPGYRVAGKTGTANRVDPATGRYHGYTSSFAGFAPADNPRITVYCAIQNATTGSYFGGQICGPIYKEVMEFALKTLQVPPTGAKPANLPVSFTP
- the mraY gene encoding phospho-N-acetylmuramoyl-pentapeptide-transferase; translation: MMKQILFAGVIGLFLTLVGTPLLIKLLARKGYGQYIRDDGPREHASKRGTPTMGGIAFILATIVAYFLAKVITGQPPAFSGLLVLGLMGGMGLVGFLDDYIKIVKRRSLGLRAKAKMAGQLIVGIGFAVLALQFPDARDQTPASTKISFVQDFGWTIGPVLFVIWALFMILAMSNGVNLTDGLDGLATGASVLVFGAYTFIGVWQFQESCANTEALTNPAACYEVRDPLDLAIVASALMGACLGFLWWNTSPAKIFMGDTGSLALGGALAGLAICSRTELLLALLGGLFVLITMSVVIQVGSFKLTGKRVFRMAPLQHHFELKGWSEVLVVVRFWIIQGICVIVGLGLFYAGWAADK
- the murD gene encoding UDP-N-acetylmuramoyl-L-alanine--D-glutamate ligase encodes the protein MGSRQVTDWQGKHVTVAGLGVSGIPAAKVLHGLGAVVTVVNDGDDERARAQAAELEALGITVRLGDGATLPEGTELIVTAPGWKPDKPLFEAARAAGLEIWGDVELAWRLRGRDGREAAPWLAVTGTNGKTTTVQMLASILTAAGLRTAAVGNIGVSLLDAVLGEEQYDVLAVELSSYQLHWAPSLRAHSAVVLNLAPDHLDWHGSMEAYARDKGRVYEGNRVACVYNAADKATEDLVREADVEEGCRAIGFTLGTPGPSQLGVVEGILVDRAFVENRQKNAQELAEVADVNPPAPHNVANALAAAALARAFGVPPKAVRDGLRAFTPDAHRIAHVADVDGVAYVDDSKATNTHAAEASLAAYESIVWIAGGLAKGAAFDELVAKSAKRLRGVVLIGADRALIREALARHAPEVPVVDLDRTDTGAMLAAVREARRLSERGDTVLLAPACASMDMFTNYNKRGEAFADAVRELASADG
- a CDS encoding UDP-N-acetylmuramoyl-tripeptide--D-alanyl-D-alanine ligase, producing MIALSLAEIAEVVGGQTHDIPDPSVQVTGPVVRDSRDVGPGSLFVAFVGERVDGHDYAAAVVEAGAAAVLASRPVGVPAIVVRDVQTALGALARHVVTKLGTTLVALTGSAGKTSTKDLIAQVLRRKAPTVFTPGSLNNEIGLPLTALSATEETRFLVLEMGARGIGHIRYLTDLTPPKVGLVLNVGTAHIGEFGGREQIAEAKGELVEALPEDGAAILNADDPLVRAMASRTKARVILFGESDEADVRAENVRLTDAGQPAFRLHTPSGASDVTMRLYGEHHVSNALAAAAVAHELGMSAEEIATALSEAGSLSRWRMEVTERPDGVTVVNDAYNANPESMRAALRALAAMGKGRRTWAVLGKMAELGDESLAEHDAVGRLAVRLNVSKLVAVGGREASWLQLGAYNEGSWGEESVHVSDAQAAVDLLRSQLRPGDVVLVKASRSVGLESVAQALLDSGNEGEVAAR